The following coding sequences are from one Bacillota bacterium window:
- a CDS encoding HD-GYP domain-containing protein, giving the protein MDAGSRVPPASFEQVIDFSRRLDSLEEVGQLYDVLVRWAASVSRAARAELWVREPDGTTVRVRERVDAAGAPPSQGGQPEGVTRSEFVLASGGQILGQLLLEGLHPAPELVRVLTAQAAATMAYLQARRNLKRNLVQVVTALAALVEGKDQYTEDHCHHMAELALQLGIRMGLPPGRLDQLTYAAILHDIGKVGVPDQILGKKGPLTESEWELMRQHPTIGAKVLERIDFLKDAAEIVEQHHERYDGTGYPKGLAGEAIRLEARILAVVDAYDAMVTTRPYRKAMTRAEAVEELRRCAGNQFDPAVVQALIDTLRL; this is encoded by the coding sequence ATGGATGCCGGATCCCGGGTGCCTCCCGCCTCTTTTGAGCAGGTGATCGACTTTTCCCGGCGCCTCGATTCCCTGGAGGAAGTTGGCCAGCTCTACGACGTGCTCGTCCGGTGGGCCGCCTCGGTTTCCCGTGCGGCCCGGGCCGAACTCTGGGTTCGCGAGCCGGACGGAACCACGGTTCGAGTTAGGGAGCGGGTCGATGCGGCAGGCGCGCCTCCCTCTCAAGGAGGTCAGCCGGAGGGGGTGACGCGGTCCGAGTTCGTGCTGGCGTCCGGAGGCCAGATCCTGGGGCAGCTTCTCCTCGAAGGGCTGCATCCCGCCCCCGAACTCGTTCGCGTGCTGACCGCGCAGGCCGCCGCCACGATGGCTTACCTCCAGGCCCGGCGCAACCTGAAGCGCAACCTGGTTCAGGTGGTGACGGCGCTGGCGGCGCTGGTGGAAGGCAAGGACCAGTATACCGAAGACCATTGCCATCACATGGCCGAACTGGCCCTCCAGCTGGGCATCCGCATGGGCCTGCCGCCCGGACGGCTCGATCAGCTCACGTACGCGGCGATTCTGCACGACATCGGCAAGGTCGGGGTTCCGGACCAGATCCTGGGGAAAAAGGGTCCCCTCACCGAGTCTGAGTGGGAACTGATGCGCCAGCACCCCACCATCGGCGCGAAGGTGCTCGAACGCATCGACTTCCTGAAGGATGCGGCCGAGATCGTCGAGCAGCACCACGAACGCTACGACGGCACCGGCTACCCGAAAGGCCTGGCGGGCGAGGCCATCCGGCTCGAGGCGCGGATCCTCGCGGTCGTGGACGCCTACGACGCCATGGTGACGACGCGCCCGTACCGGAAGGCCATGACCCGGGCCGAGGCCGTCGAGGAACTGCGCCGGTGCGCCGGCAACCAGTTCGATCCGGCCGTGGTTCAGGCGCTCATCGATACGCTGCGCTTGTGA
- a CDS encoding glycosyltransferase family A protein has product MTGEAYDPAEQRQFLAIVRIYEQLFRKRPESVLQLGCGTCIGISTLRARGIEAAGTESSAELLSGPLDDNPYIVRPVGYRVPLATGSYDLVFSMRYLDRFGCEHVAGVVAEHLRLARRLAFIGLPGSDAGIDARRSPCRRRIGWWRSLLHWLGAEVVGESSGGLFAVAGRNRFTERRETQSSRTPSVPIKAPSTSVVIPCYNLAAYLPETLESVLNQTRTDWEAVVVNDGSSDSTREVVRDFLRRHRDGRFRYVEQRNMGLPSARNTGIEHATGQFILPLDADDLLEPTFLEETVEVLETFPEFGIVYTHLRAFGSEQWEAACPPWHPCRLVRYNRLPYASLYRREVWESTGGYDPAMREGYEDWEFWVSAAERGWRGTCVPKRLFLYRRRPGSMLSRAYLVHEQLVARIRSKHGQFVADCLTGRAP; this is encoded by the coding sequence ATGACGGGCGAGGCTTATGATCCCGCCGAGCAGCGACAGTTTCTTGCGATCGTCAGGATCTACGAGCAGCTGTTTCGGAAGCGGCCCGAGTCCGTGCTGCAGTTGGGCTGTGGAACATGTATCGGGATCTCCACGTTGCGGGCGCGGGGCATCGAGGCGGCTGGCACCGAAAGCTCCGCAGAACTCCTCTCCGGGCCGTTGGACGACAATCCCTACATTGTCCGGCCCGTCGGGTACAGGGTGCCGCTGGCCACCGGGTCGTACGACCTCGTCTTCTCCATGCGCTACCTGGACCGCTTCGGATGTGAGCACGTTGCGGGGGTCGTAGCCGAGCACCTCCGCTTAGCCCGTCGCCTGGCGTTTATCGGGCTTCCAGGCTCCGATGCCGGCATCGATGCCCGTCGCTCCCCGTGCCGGCGCCGTATCGGGTGGTGGCGTTCTCTGCTCCATTGGCTGGGAGCGGAGGTGGTGGGGGAATCGTCCGGGGGGCTGTTCGCCGTCGCCGGGCGGAACCGCTTCACCGAACGGCGCGAAACGCAATCTTCCAGGACGCCCTCGGTCCCCATCAAGGCCCCCTCAACCTCCGTCGTGATCCCGTGCTACAACCTGGCCGCCTATCTGCCCGAAACCCTGGAGTCGGTGCTCAACCAGACCCGGACGGACTGGGAGGCCGTCGTGGTGAACGATGGAAGCTCCGACAGCACGCGCGAGGTGGTGCGGGACTTCCTGCGCCGGCACCGAGATGGCCGGTTCCGGTACGTGGAACAGCGGAACATGGGGCTACCCTCGGCACGCAACACGGGGATCGAGCATGCGACGGGCCAGTTCATCCTGCCGCTCGATGCCGACGATCTGCTGGAGCCGACCTTTCTCGAGGAGACGGTGGAGGTGCTCGAGACCTTCCCGGAGTTTGGCATCGTGTACACCCACCTGCGGGCGTTCGGCAGCGAGCAATGGGAGGCAGCGTGCCCGCCCTGGCATCCCTGCCGCCTTGTCCGGTACAACCGGCTCCCCTACGCGAGCCTGTACCGCCGCGAGGTCTGGGAGAGCACCGGCGGGTATGACCCGGCCATGCGGGAGGGGTACGAGGACTGGGAGTTCTGGGTGTCGGCCGCAGAGCGGGGATGGCGGGGCACGTGTGTTCCGAAGAGGCTGTTCCTGTACCGGCGAAGGCCGGGCTCCATGCTCTCCAGGGCCTATCTCGTGCATGAGCAACTAGTCGCCCGGATCCGCTCCAAGCACGGGCAGTTCGTTGCCGACTGCCTGACGGGGCGGGCACCCTGA
- a CDS encoding STAS domain-containing protein: protein MADGSEVPLLLLRGFLLVPIQTELHDQAAQALQRRILEKLEQTKAEGLLIDVTALTVVDSFLGRLLRDTAVMARMMGALTVLVGLRPAVAITLSELGLDLPGVHTDLDLERGLAWLEEQRRRKQGLHSSGGSA from the coding sequence GTGGCTGACGGGTCTGAGGTCCCCCTGCTCCTGCTGCGGGGCTTTCTCCTGGTGCCCATTCAGACGGAGCTTCACGATCAGGCCGCGCAAGCTTTGCAGCGGCGCATCCTGGAAAAGCTGGAGCAAACCAAGGCCGAGGGGCTCCTGATCGACGTGACCGCACTGACCGTGGTGGACTCTTTCCTGGGGCGCCTGCTGCGGGATACGGCCGTCATGGCGCGCATGATGGGCGCTTTGACCGTGCTGGTGGGGCTCAGGCCCGCGGTGGCCATCACGCTGAGCGAGCTGGGACTCGATCTCCCGGGCGTTCACACCGACCTCGACCTGGAACGGGGATTGGCGTGGCTGGAAGAGCAGAGACGGCGGAAGCAGGGGCTTCACAGCTCCGGCGGCTCAGCGTAA
- a CDS encoding STAS domain-containing protein has translation MTDKAGNPPSTAGRLSEKDLAGLHDVVSLWEQHAEQLERSMAEVVKHSPELAPVLQPGDTAAAARRAQRRELLKDGLRKGDIGEYLEATREQARTLAAQGVKFSAVVGLITGVAPLVDEMLVEAYAEDRPRLARALAALERLVGLVVGTMGAEYTQVRETLLEEAHRSVLRELTVPVVPIWQGVLVVPLVGVLDSTRARQMTERLLDEIVERRAQVAIVDITGVPAVDTQVADYLIRAVKAARLLGTASVLVGIRPAIAQTLVHLGVDLRDVQTEANLQTGLEYAFRVLGFRIERELGRG, from the coding sequence ATGACGGACAAAGCGGGCAATCCTCCATCGACCGCCGGGCGGCTCTCAGAGAAGGACCTGGCCGGCCTTCACGATGTGGTGTCGTTGTGGGAACAGCACGCCGAACAGCTCGAACGAAGCATGGCCGAAGTCGTAAAGCACTCCCCCGAGCTGGCGCCCGTTTTGCAGCCGGGGGACACCGCGGCGGCCGCGCGGAGGGCTCAGCGCCGGGAGCTCTTGAAGGACGGCCTTCGCAAAGGTGACATCGGCGAGTACCTCGAAGCCACCCGGGAGCAGGCCCGCACGCTGGCGGCCCAGGGCGTCAAGTTTTCGGCCGTGGTAGGGCTCATCACGGGGGTGGCACCGCTCGTGGACGAGATGCTGGTCGAGGCATACGCCGAGGACCGGCCTCGCCTGGCCAGGGCTCTGGCGGCCCTGGAGCGCCTTGTCGGCCTCGTGGTCGGGACGATGGGCGCCGAATACACCCAGGTGCGGGAGACCCTGCTCGAAGAGGCGCACCGCAGCGTTCTGCGGGAGCTCACCGTCCCGGTGGTGCCCATATGGCAGGGCGTGCTGGTGGTGCCGCTCGTGGGCGTGCTGGACAGCACGAGAGCCCGGCAGATGACCGAGCGGCTGCTGGACGAGATCGTCGAGCGCCGGGCCCAGGTGGCTATCGTGGACATCACGGGCGTACCCGCCGTGGACACGCAGGTCGCCGATTACCTCATCCGCGCGGTCAAGGCGGCCAGGCTCCTGGGTACCGCCAGCGTGCTCGTGGGCATTCGGCCCGCCATCGCGCAGACCCTGGTTCACCTGGGCGTCGACCTGAGGGACGTCCAGACGGAAGCCAATCTGCAAACCGGGCTGGAGTACGCGTTCCGGGTGCTTGGTTTTCGCATCGAGAGGGAGTTGGGCCGTGGCTGA
- a CDS encoding SpoIIE family protein phosphatase translates to MASAGGTGPGLLLEIERERHVYEARLRARELAESLGFGLYDLAAIETAVAELATNIVRHAGRGLLLVRPRPDAAPPAALEIVARNLVPGPSTQAQQTGRREGLGIGLSGVRRLMDEVRVEYLKDGALQVTAVKWLPGRRPPVLSEPIGVIDVSARYRVEAAARPSRTDRVSADGYVVREQGGHLVAALVDVLGHGPEAAEVTRLAKEVLLQDLPLEPDELVQRLHRVLRGTRGACVAAASVTPDGRLLSWAGAGNVRLRLWHGPQATPVYLPVRPGIVGYSVEHLHPQSTPVESPACLLMVTDGVKEEALDERPADAAGVVERFSRPNDDATALIIRWG, encoded by the coding sequence GTGGCGAGCGCTGGCGGCACCGGGCCGGGGCTCCTTCTCGAAATCGAGCGCGAGCGCCACGTCTATGAGGCGCGCCTTCGGGCTCGCGAGCTGGCCGAAAGCCTGGGGTTCGGCCTGTACGACCTGGCGGCCATTGAGACGGCGGTGGCGGAGCTCGCCACCAACATCGTCCGGCATGCCGGCCGCGGGCTTCTTTTGGTGCGCCCGCGTCCGGATGCCGCGCCACCGGCGGCTTTGGAGATCGTGGCGCGCAACCTCGTGCCTGGTCCTTCGACGCAGGCGCAGCAGACCGGACGGCGGGAGGGCCTCGGAATCGGGCTGTCCGGGGTTCGCCGCCTGATGGACGAGGTCCGGGTCGAGTACCTGAAAGACGGGGCGCTCCAGGTAACAGCCGTCAAATGGTTGCCGGGCAGGAGGCCCCCGGTTCTCTCTGAACCCATCGGGGTCATCGACGTCTCGGCTCGCTACCGGGTGGAGGCGGCGGCGCGGCCGTCGCGAACCGATAGGGTGAGCGCGGACGGGTACGTCGTCAGGGAGCAGGGCGGCCACCTGGTGGCCGCTCTGGTGGACGTCCTGGGGCACGGCCCGGAGGCCGCCGAGGTGACTCGGCTGGCCAAAGAGGTGCTCCTCCAGGACCTCCCTCTAGAGCCTGACGAACTGGTCCAGCGGCTGCACCGGGTGCTCAGGGGCACGCGAGGGGCCTGCGTGGCGGCGGCGTCCGTCACGCCGGACGGGCGTCTGCTCTCGTGGGCCGGGGCCGGCAACGTTCGGCTGCGCCTGTGGCACGGGCCGCAAGCCACCCCCGTGTACCTCCCCGTACGCCCGGGAATCGTCGGGTACAGCGTGGAGCACCTCCACCCCCAGAGCACGCCCGTCGAGTCTCCTGCGTGCCTCCTGATGGTGACCGATGGGGTCAAGGAGGAGGCGCTCGACGAGCGGCCCGCTGATGCAGCCGGCGTGGTCGAGCGCTTCTCCCGCCCGAACGACGACGCCACGGCCCTGATCATTCGCTGGGGCTAG
- a CDS encoding anti-sigma regulatory factor — protein sequence MAGRAETAEAGASQLRRLSVRIQGGETTVVVAVRGAAREVARELGFSVVDQTRVATAVSEITRNIVMYAESGQITISEARGGQRIGIEILAEDEGPGIQDLELVMRGGYSTSGGFGRGIAGARALMDEFYLESAVGKGTRVLMRKWLD from the coding sequence GTGGCTGGAAGAGCAGAGACGGCGGAAGCAGGGGCTTCACAGCTCCGGCGGCTCAGCGTAAGAATCCAGGGTGGCGAGACGACCGTCGTCGTCGCGGTTCGGGGCGCAGCCCGCGAGGTGGCGCGTGAACTCGGCTTCAGCGTGGTCGACCAGACCCGGGTCGCCACGGCGGTCTCCGAGATCACCCGCAACATTGTCATGTATGCCGAGTCCGGGCAGATCACCATCAGCGAGGCCCGGGGCGGGCAGCGCATTGGCATCGAGATCCTGGCAGAGGATGAAGGGCCGGGCATCCAGGACCTCGAGCTCGTCATGCGCGGGGGGTACAGCACCTCGGGAGGCTTCGGCCGGGGGATCGCGGGCGCCAGGGCTTTGATGGACGAATTCTACCTGGAGAGCGCGGTGGGGAAGGGGACCCGAGTCCTCATGCGCAAGTGGCTGGACTGA
- a CDS encoding glycosyltransferase produces MPLSQPAGRPPEFSIIIPNKDEGELLIRTVKSVLESEGPSFEVIVVDDRSKHPPELNGLWPNVFQIEGPGLGVAPARNAGAEMARGRYLVFLDGHVLVPPEWLTVILNAFRAAPHLAAMSPGIAVEGDPENAGYGLTWDDRLSIQWLAKPGRDIAEVPLLPGGCVAVRSDIFKVSGGFNRGFRGHGYDDQEFSLRLWLLGHRLACLGKLTVIHRFRSEFPYRVDPWQHYYNLLRMAVCHFNEERIGKVLSIVNESVDPTLLLARILTDDTGEDRRRWLQARAHDDDWFMSHFGIPF; encoded by the coding sequence GTGCCCCTCAGCCAGCCGGCCGGGAGGCCTCCCGAGTTTAGCATCATCATTCCCAACAAGGACGAGGGGGAACTTCTCATCCGGACGGTTAAGTCCGTCCTGGAAAGCGAAGGGCCTTCGTTCGAGGTTATTGTGGTGGACGACCGTTCCAAGCATCCGCCGGAGCTCAACGGCCTGTGGCCCAACGTATTCCAGATCGAGGGCCCCGGCCTGGGCGTGGCGCCGGCACGCAACGCGGGCGCAGAAATGGCAAGAGGAAGGTACCTGGTGTTTCTGGACGGCCACGTGCTCGTGCCGCCTGAGTGGCTCACGGTCATACTCAATGCCTTCCGGGCCGCCCCCCACCTGGCGGCCATGAGCCCCGGAATCGCGGTGGAGGGGGATCCCGAGAACGCGGGGTATGGACTCACGTGGGATGACCGGCTGAGCATCCAGTGGCTTGCGAAGCCCGGGCGGGATATCGCCGAAGTGCCGCTCCTTCCCGGCGGGTGCGTGGCCGTGCGAAGCGATATCTTCAAGGTCAGCGGCGGCTTCAATCGTGGCTTTCGCGGCCACGGCTACGACGATCAGGAGTTCTCACTGAGGCTGTGGCTGTTGGGACACCGCCTGGCCTGCCTGGGCAAGTTGACCGTCATTCACCGGTTCAGATCGGAGTTCCCTTACCGCGTCGATCCCTGGCAGCACTACTACAACCTGCTCCGGATGGCTGTATGCCATTTCAACGAGGAGCGCATCGGTAAGGTGCTGTCGATCGTCAATGAGAGCGTTGACCCGACTCTCCTGCTGGCCCGCATCCTGACGGATGACACGGGTGAGGATCGCCGCCGGTGGCTCCAGGCCCGGGCCCATGACGACGACTGGTTCATGAGCCACTTTGGCATCCCGTTTTAG
- a CDS encoding CAP domain-containing protein, protein MSEVPRKLRSARFLVGLFLLLATAGLVQPDTAEASSSIYNWKYYQQYRPNGSSVVETPSVPSSPPAPSQPPAPQQPPTQPPAPPAPVGTQEALMVGLINQERARVGAGPLELDPVLSDMALRKAQYMAANGYYNHYVPGYNYPYLAENLTGAPSVEMAHWLLLGSPAHARTLRDPRYTGVGIGIAGDRSGGVLVIQLFR, encoded by the coding sequence ATGAGTGAAGTGCCTCGCAAGCTTCGCAGCGCCCGGTTCCTGGTCGGTCTCTTCCTGCTGCTCGCCACGGCGGGCCTGGTTCAGCCGGATACGGCTGAGGCGTCCAGCTCGATCTACAACTGGAAGTACTATCAGCAGTACCGGCCCAACGGCTCGTCGGTGGTCGAGACTCCTTCGGTTCCGTCTTCCCCTCCGGCCCCCTCGCAGCCTCCGGCCCCACAGCAGCCCCCGACCCAGCCCCCGGCTCCCCCCGCTCCGGTCGGTACCCAAGAAGCGCTAATGGTCGGTCTGATCAACCAGGAGCGCGCCCGGGTGGGAGCGGGGCCGCTTGAGCTTGACCCGGTCCTCAGCGACATGGCTCTCCGAAAAGCCCAGTACATGGCCGCCAACGGGTACTACAACCATTACGTGCCGGGTTACAACTACCCCTACCTCGCCGAGAACCTCACGGGCGCCCCGAGCGTGGAAATGGCGCACTGGCTCCTGCTGGGAAGCCCGGCCCACGCCAGAACCCTTCGCGACCCGCGGTACACGGGGGTCGGTATCGGCATCGCGGGCGACCGCAGCGGGGGCGTTCTCGTGATTCAGCTTTTCAGGTAG